A region of Massilia sp. WG5 DNA encodes the following proteins:
- a CDS encoding glycosyltransferase family 4 protein — protein sequence MLRVLFIHQNLPGQFRRLIRYLQTRPDVELVAIGEEAAVAREKPGPKLRAIGYPKPEGPGETTHHYLKYFEGCVRRGQAVTRVCVELKKEGWTPDVVVCHPGWGEGLFVKDVFPRARLVVFCEFWWAADGLDVGFDPEYPASFDDRLRIRIKNSVLMQSLLAADDGVTPTDWQLGVHPPELRHKIRRIHEGIDTAYLAPDPQARLTLPDGRVLTRAQPVLTYVARNLEPYRGFHVFMRSLPRLLAGNADLQVLVVGGDDVSYGRRPPAGFASYREALKAELDESGGKLVDWSRVHFLGKLPYATYRTVLQVSSLHIYLTYPFVLSWSMLEAMAVGVPVLGSDTGPVREVIRDGENGYLTGFFDSAALADRALELLARRDEIAAVGLRGRETVLRDYDFESVGLPAYLELLKPLASEKRSKDKA from the coding sequence ATGCTACGCGTCCTCTTCATCCATCAGAACCTGCCCGGCCAGTTCCGGCGCCTGATCCGCTATCTGCAGACGAGGCCCGACGTCGAACTCGTCGCCATCGGCGAAGAGGCCGCGGTCGCGCGCGAGAAACCAGGACCGAAGCTGCGCGCGATCGGCTACCCGAAGCCGGAAGGGCCGGGCGAGACGACCCACCACTACCTGAAGTATTTCGAGGGCTGCGTCCGGCGCGGCCAGGCCGTGACCCGCGTTTGCGTCGAGCTGAAGAAGGAGGGCTGGACCCCGGACGTGGTGGTCTGCCATCCGGGCTGGGGCGAAGGGCTGTTCGTCAAGGATGTGTTCCCGCGCGCGCGCCTGGTCGTGTTCTGCGAGTTCTGGTGGGCCGCGGACGGCCTCGACGTCGGTTTCGATCCCGAGTACCCGGCCAGCTTCGACGACCGCCTGCGCATCCGCATCAAGAACTCGGTGCTGATGCAGTCGCTGCTGGCGGCCGACGACGGCGTCACCCCGACCGACTGGCAACTCGGCGTGCATCCGCCCGAGCTGCGCCACAAGATCCGCCGCATCCACGAGGGCATCGATACCGCCTACCTGGCGCCCGATCCGCAGGCGCGCCTGACGCTGCCGGACGGGCGCGTGCTCACGCGCGCGCAGCCGGTCCTCACCTACGTCGCCCGCAACCTCGAACCCTACCGCGGCTTCCACGTCTTCATGCGCAGCCTGCCGCGCCTCCTGGCCGGCAACGCCGACCTGCAGGTGCTCGTGGTCGGCGGCGACGACGTCAGCTACGGGCGCCGCCCGCCCGCAGGATTCGCCAGCTACCGCGAGGCGCTCAAGGCCGAATTGGACGAAAGCGGGGGCAAGCTGGTGGACTGGTCGCGCGTGCATTTCCTCGGCAAGCTGCCATATGCGACCTACCGCACGGTGCTGCAGGTCTCGAGCCTGCACATTTACCTTACTTATCCGTTCGTGCTGTCGTGGTCGATGCTGGAAGCGATGGCGGTGGGCGTGCCGGTGCTCGGTTCGGATACCGGGCCGGTGAGGGAAGTGATCCGCGATGGCGAAAATGGCTACCTGACCGGCTTCTTCGACAGCGCCGCGCTGGCCGACCGCGCCCTCGAGCTGCTCGCGCGCCGCGACGAGATCGCCGCGGTCGGATTGCGCGGGCGCGAGACGGTGCTGCGCGACTACGATTTCGAATCGGTCGGCCTGCCGGCCTACCTCGAGCTGCTGAAGCCGCTCGCAAGCGAGAAGAGGAGCAAGGACAAGGCATGA
- a CDS encoding glycosyltransferase family 4 protein has protein sequence MRDSFALHFVPDDYSVRGQKLMGRQAAGAALLRAIARSDELSRVGCFAASEAHAGECERGLREQGFKGELEWVSQGRPQDLARFGTLYHPAPGIERLAWRRLGLGERRYSLCGITHTTASHAVMSAIANLAVAPVRSWDAVICTSRVVRDSVREVLERQADYLRARLGAQRFELPQLPLIPLGVHSRDLACGEEARLAVRSQLNIGADDVAFLYLGRLSFHAKAHPQQMFSALERADKGGRQVHLILCGWFANDAIEKAFREAAAQLCPSVRLTLLDGRAPANQASARAAADVFTSLADNVQESFGLTPLEAMAAGLPCVVSDWNGYRDTVREGVDGYRIATVMPGAGAGLDLAQRYDDGIDSYDQYCGHTSQAVALDGAQLTQAYERLIKDAGLRRELGENGRRRARAEFDWQVVFGRYRALWSELDERRRADAVLAPALPQAVPDRLDPFAVFASYPSAQLAPESTVELAPDASLAQLRQYRELGINRFAGSSLPTLEEFGQIFGSIESRPTQVDELLDTLGPCDRQTLLRGLAWLCKMDLLRISAAGEQ, from the coding sequence ATGAGGGACAGCTTCGCACTGCACTTCGTCCCCGACGACTATTCGGTCCGCGGACAGAAGTTGATGGGACGCCAGGCGGCCGGCGCCGCACTGCTGCGCGCCATCGCGCGCAGCGACGAGCTGTCCCGGGTCGGCTGCTTCGCCGCCAGCGAAGCCCATGCCGGCGAGTGCGAACGCGGGCTGCGCGAGCAGGGTTTCAAGGGCGAGCTCGAATGGGTGAGCCAGGGCCGGCCGCAGGACCTGGCGCGCTTCGGCACGCTCTACCATCCGGCGCCCGGGATCGAGCGCCTGGCTTGGCGCCGCCTGGGCCTGGGCGAGCGCCGCTACAGCCTGTGCGGCATCACCCACACCACCGCCAGCCACGCGGTGATGAGCGCGATCGCCAACCTGGCGGTGGCGCCGGTACGCAGCTGGGACGCCGTGATCTGCACCTCGCGCGTGGTGCGCGACAGCGTGCGCGAAGTGCTGGAACGCCAGGCCGACTACCTGCGCGCGCGGCTCGGTGCGCAGCGTTTCGAACTGCCGCAGCTGCCGCTGATTCCGCTCGGCGTGCATAGCCGCGATCTCGCATGTGGCGAGGAAGCGCGGCTGGCGGTGCGCAGCCAGTTGAATATCGGCGCCGACGACGTCGCTTTTCTCTACCTCGGTCGCCTGTCCTTCCACGCGAAAGCGCATCCGCAGCAGATGTTCAGTGCGCTCGAGCGCGCCGACAAGGGCGGCCGCCAGGTGCACCTGATCCTGTGCGGCTGGTTCGCCAACGACGCGATCGAGAAGGCCTTCCGCGAAGCCGCGGCGCAGCTGTGCCCATCGGTGCGACTGACGCTGCTCGACGGCCGCGCGCCGGCCAACCAGGCCAGCGCCCGGGCCGCGGCCGACGTCTTCACCTCGCTCGCCGACAACGTGCAGGAGAGCTTTGGCCTGACGCCGCTGGAAGCGATGGCGGCAGGGCTGCCCTGCGTGGTAAGCGACTGGAACGGCTACCGCGACACGGTGCGCGAAGGCGTCGACGGCTATCGCATCGCGACCGTGATGCCCGGAGCAGGCGCCGGCCTTGACCTCGCGCAGCGTTACGACGATGGCATCGACAGTTACGACCAGTATTGCGGTCATACCAGCCAGGCGGTGGCGCTGGATGGGGCGCAGCTCACGCAAGCCTACGAACGCTTGATCAAGGACGCCGGGCTGCGCCGCGAGCTGGGCGAGAATGGACGACGGCGCGCGCGCGCGGAGTTCGATTGGCAGGTCGTGTTCGGGCGTTACCGCGCGCTGTGGAGCGAGCTCGATGAGCGGCGCCGCGCCGATGCCGTGCTGGCGCCGGCGCTGCCGCAAGCGGTGCCGGACCGGCTCGATCCGTTCGCGGTGTTTGCAAGCTATCCGAGCGCGCAGTTGGCGCCGGAATCGACCGTCGAACTCGCGCCGGACGCATCGCTCGCGCAGCTGCGCCAATACCGCGAACTGGGAATCAACCGCTTCGCCGGGTCGTCCTTGCCGACGCTCGAGGAATTCGGCCAGATCTTCGGCTCGATCGAATCGCGGCCAACGCAGGTCGATGAATTGCTCGACACGCTGGGGCCTTGCGACAGGCAGACTTTGCTGCGCGGCCTCGCGTGGTTATGCAAGATGGACCTGCTGCGCATTAGCGCGGCCGGTGAGCAGTAA
- a CDS encoding ribonucleoside-diphosphate reductase subunit alpha — MQTSSDISINPQPGTAAAGTSAADLVANHDYRIIRRNGAVVPFAPSKIAVAMTKAFLAVNGEQGRESARIRDLVEQLTNNVVAALVRRQPNGGTFHIEDVQDQVELSLMRSGEHDVAREYVLYRAKRMDERRAAKEASGATAVAAPQFTVVDGGVRRPLDMNEVSALIGAACVGLEKHVDADAILAETVKNLYDGVPVEELHKSAILAARALMEKDPAYSQVTARILLHTIRKEVFGKEVAQAGAAAEYVTYFPQYIAKGIDAELLDEELGKFDLQKLAKAIVADRDLQFGYIGLQTLYDRYFLHIRETRIEMPQAFYMRVAMGLSLREENREARAIEFYNLLSSFDFMSSTPTLFNSGTRRSQLSSCYLTTVGDDLEAIYDAIKENALLSKFAGGLGNDWTPVRAMGSRIKGTNGKSQGVVPFLKVANDTAVAVNQGGKRKGAVCGYLETWHLDIEEFLDLRKNTGDDRRRTHDMNTANWIPDLFMKRVMEKGSWSLFSPSEVPDLHDKVGRAFEEAYLGYEERAARGEMSVYKKVEALDLWRKMLSMLFETGHPWITFKDPCNIRSPQQHVGVVHSSNLCTEITLNTNADEIAVCNLGSVNLPAHMKGDGLDAVKLQKTIRTAMRMLDNVIDINYYAVDKAKNSNLRHRPVGLGIMGFQDCLHMMRVPFASEKSVEFADRSMEAVCYYAYLASTELAEERGRYQSYEGSLWDRGILPQDSIKLLAEERGGYLEQDTSETMDWSLIRNRIKQFGMRNSNCVAIAPTATISNIIGVSACIEPTFQNLYVKSNLSGEFTEINGYLVRDLKARGLWDEVMINDLKYFDGSLSRIDRVPQDLRDIYATAFEVEPKWLVEAASRRQKWIDQAQSLNIYMAGASGKKLDETYKLAWLRGLKTTYYLRTVAATHMEKSTTRTGALNAVAVDGGLSAASAAPAPAAAPAAAADVVEGAACYLRPGDAGFDECEACQ, encoded by the coding sequence ATGCAAACATCTTCGGACATCTCCATCAATCCGCAACCAGGAACGGCGGCCGCCGGCACCAGCGCGGCCGATCTGGTCGCCAACCATGATTACCGCATCATCCGCCGCAACGGCGCCGTGGTGCCGTTCGCTCCCTCCAAGATCGCCGTTGCGATGACCAAGGCTTTCCTCGCCGTGAACGGCGAGCAGGGCCGCGAGTCGGCGCGCATCCGCGACCTGGTCGAGCAGCTGACGAACAACGTGGTCGCGGCCCTGGTGCGCCGCCAGCCGAACGGCGGCACCTTCCACATCGAGGATGTGCAGGACCAGGTGGAGTTGTCCCTGATGCGCTCGGGCGAGCATGACGTCGCGCGCGAATACGTGCTGTACCGCGCCAAGCGCATGGACGAGCGCCGCGCCGCCAAGGAAGCGTCGGGCGCCACGGCAGTCGCCGCGCCGCAGTTCACCGTGGTCGACGGCGGCGTGCGCCGCCCGCTGGACATGAACGAAGTGTCGGCCCTGATCGGCGCCGCCTGCGTGGGCCTGGAAAAGCACGTCGACGCCGACGCCATCCTGGCCGAAACCGTGAAGAACCTGTACGACGGCGTGCCGGTCGAGGAGCTGCACAAGTCGGCCATCCTGGCCGCCCGCGCGCTGATGGAAAAGGATCCGGCCTACAGCCAGGTCACCGCACGCATCCTGCTGCACACCATCCGCAAGGAAGTCTTCGGCAAGGAAGTCGCGCAAGCCGGCGCCGCCGCCGAGTACGTCACCTACTTCCCGCAGTACATCGCCAAGGGCATCGACGCCGAGCTGCTGGATGAAGAGCTGGGCAAGTTCGACCTGCAGAAGCTGGCCAAGGCCATCGTCGCCGACCGCGACCTGCAGTTCGGCTACATCGGCCTGCAGACCCTGTACGACCGCTACTTCCTGCACATCCGCGAAACCCGCATCGAGATGCCGCAGGCCTTCTACATGCGCGTCGCGATGGGCCTGTCCCTGCGCGAAGAAAACCGTGAAGCGCGCGCGATCGAGTTCTATAACCTGCTGTCGAGCTTCGACTTCATGAGCTCGACCCCGACCCTGTTCAACTCGGGCACCCGCCGCTCGCAGCTGTCCTCGTGCTACCTGACCACCGTCGGCGACGACCTGGAAGCCATCTACGACGCGATCAAGGAAAACGCGCTGCTGTCGAAGTTCGCCGGCGGCCTGGGCAACGACTGGACCCCGGTCCGCGCGATGGGTTCGCGCATCAAGGGCACCAACGGCAAGTCGCAGGGCGTGGTTCCGTTCCTGAAAGTGGCGAACGACACCGCCGTGGCGGTCAACCAGGGCGGCAAGCGCAAGGGCGCGGTCTGCGGCTACCTGGAAACCTGGCACCTGGACATCGAGGAATTCCTCGACCTGCGCAAGAACACCGGCGACGACCGCCGCCGCACCCACGACATGAACACCGCGAACTGGATTCCGGACCTGTTCATGAAGCGCGTGATGGAGAAGGGCTCCTGGAGCCTGTTCTCGCCGTCCGAAGTGCCGGACCTGCACGACAAGGTCGGCCGTGCCTTCGAGGAAGCCTACCTGGGCTATGAAGAGCGCGCCGCGCGCGGCGAAATGTCCGTGTACAAGAAAGTCGAAGCGCTCGACCTGTGGCGCAAGATGCTGTCGATGCTGTTCGAGACCGGCCACCCGTGGATCACCTTCAAGGATCCGTGCAACATCCGTTCGCCGCAGCAGCACGTGGGCGTGGTGCACTCGTCGAACCTGTGCACCGAGATCACGCTGAACACCAACGCCGACGAGATCGCCGTCTGCAACCTGGGTTCGGTCAACCTGCCGGCCCACATGAAGGGCGACGGCCTGGACGCGGTCAAGCTGCAGAAGACCATCCGCACCGCGATGCGCATGCTGGACAACGTCATCGACATCAACTACTACGCCGTCGACAAGGCGAAGAACTCGAACCTGCGCCACCGTCCGGTCGGCCTGGGCATCATGGGCTTCCAGGACTGCCTGCACATGATGCGCGTGCCGTTCGCCTCGGAAAAGTCGGTGGAGTTCGCCGACCGCTCGATGGAAGCCGTCTGCTACTACGCCTACCTGGCCTCGACCGAGCTGGCTGAAGAGCGCGGCCGCTACCAGTCCTACGAAGGTTCGCTGTGGGACCGCGGCATCCTGCCGCAGGATTCGATCAAGCTGCTGGCGGAGGAGCGCGGCGGCTACCTGGAGCAGGATACGTCCGAGACCATGGACTGGTCCCTCATTCGCAACCGCATCAAGCAGTTCGGCATGCGTAACTCGAACTGCGTGGCGATCGCCCCGACCGCGACCATCTCGAACATCATCGGCGTGTCGGCCTGCATCGAGCCGACCTTCCAGAACCTGTACGTGAAGTCGAACCTGTCGGGCGAATTTACCGAGATCAACGGCTACCTGGTGCGCGACCTGAAGGCGCGCGGCCTGTGGGACGAGGTCATGATCAACGACCTGAAATACTTCGACGGCTCGCTGTCGCGTATCGACCGCGTGCCGCAGGACCTGCGCGACATCTACGCGACCGCCTTCGAAGTCGAGCCGAAGTGGCTGGTCGAAGCGGCTTCCCGCCGCCAGAAGTGGATCGACCAGGCCCAGTCGCTGAACATCTACATGGCCGGCGCCTCGGGCAAGAAGCTGGACGAGACCTACAAGCTGGCCTGGCTGCGCGGCCTGAAGACCACCTACTACCTGCGCACCGTGGCGGCGACCCACATGGAGAAGTCGACCACCCGCACCGGCGCCCTGAACGCGGTGGCGGTCGATGGCGGCCTGTCGGCAGCGTCGGCGGCTCCGGCCCCGGCGGCAGCACCGGCGGCAGCGGCGGATGTGGTGGAAGGCGCAGCCTGCTACCTGCGTCCGGGCGACGCCGGCTTCGACGAGTGCGAAGCCTGCCAGTAA
- a CDS encoding ribonucleotide-diphosphate reductase subunit beta, whose protein sequence is MALSWDDEPISSAPAAASAPEGATAADVAKRVNADDKRIINAKTDVNQLVPFKYKWAWDKYLAGCANHWMPQEVNMQRDIELWKNPNGLTEDERRIVKRNLGFFVTADSLAANNIVLGTYRHITAPECRQYLLRQAFEEAIHTHAYQYIVESLGLDEKEIFNAYNEIPSIRDKDQFLIPFIEVINDPQFQTGTLENDQKLLKSIIVFACLMEGLFFYVGFTQILALGRQNKMTGAAEQYQYILRDESMHCNFGIDLINTIKMENPQLWTAEFKEEIKQLFLKAVELEYRYAEDTMPRGVLGLNAPMFKGYLRFIANRRAVQIGLEALFPNEENPFPWMSEMIDLKKERNFFETRVTEYQTGGALSWD, encoded by the coding sequence ATGGCTCTGTCATGGGACGATGAACCGATCTCCAGCGCACCGGCCGCAGCAAGCGCACCGGAAGGCGCTACCGCCGCCGACGTCGCCAAGCGCGTGAACGCCGACGACAAGCGCATCATCAACGCGAAAACCGACGTCAACCAGCTGGTGCCGTTCAAGTACAAGTGGGCCTGGGACAAGTACCTGGCCGGCTGCGCCAACCACTGGATGCCGCAGGAAGTGAACATGCAGCGCGACATCGAGCTGTGGAAGAACCCGAACGGCCTGACCGAAGACGAGCGCCGCATCGTCAAGCGCAACCTGGGCTTCTTCGTGACCGCCGACTCGCTGGCCGCCAACAACATCGTGCTGGGCACTTACCGCCACATCACGGCGCCGGAATGCCGCCAGTACCTGCTACGCCAGGCTTTCGAAGAGGCGATCCACACCCACGCCTACCAGTACATCGTCGAGTCGCTGGGCCTGGACGAGAAGGAAATCTTCAACGCCTACAACGAAATCCCGTCGATCCGCGACAAGGACCAGTTCCTGATCCCGTTCATCGAGGTCATCAACGATCCGCAGTTCCAGACCGGCACCCTGGAAAACGACCAGAAGCTGCTGAAGTCGATCATCGTGTTCGCCTGCCTGATGGAAGGCCTGTTCTTCTACGTCGGCTTCACCCAGATCCTGGCGCTGGGCCGCCAGAACAAGATGACCGGCGCCGCCGAGCAGTACCAGTACATCCTGCGCGACGAGTCGATGCACTGCAACTTCGGCATCGACCTGATCAACACGATCAAGATGGAAAACCCGCAGCTGTGGACCGCCGAGTTCAAGGAAGAGATCAAGCAGCTGTTCCTGAAGGCCGTCGAGCTCGAGTACCGCTACGCCGAAGACACCATGCCGCGCGGCGTGCTGGGCCTGAACGCCCCGATGTTCAAGGGCTACCTGCGCTTCATCGCCAACCGCCGCGCCGTCCAGATCGGCCTGGAAGCGCTGTTCCCGAACGAGGAAAACCCGTTCCCGTGGATGAGCGAGATGATCGACCTGAAGAAGGAGCGCAACTTCTTCGAGACCCGCGTGACCGAGTACCAGACCGGCGGCGCGCTGAGCTGGGACTGA
- a CDS encoding transcriptional regulator — MDGFKPCSVFSHRREGEHKMATAAKKTAAKPAAKAAAEKPVAAKKAVAAKPAAKAAAKPAAKAAAKPAAKAAAKPAAKAAAKPAAKAAAKPAAKAAAKPAAKAAAKPAAKPAAKKAAATKTTAAKAPAKKAAASKTAATKTAAKAPAKKAAASKTAAAKAPAKKAAATKTAAKAPAKKAAATKTAAKAPAKKAAASKTAASKTAVKAPAKKAAASKTAASKTAVKAPAKKAAASKTAAKAPAKKAAATKTAAKAPAKKAAATKTAAKAPAKKAAASKTAAKAPAKAAASKTAAKAPAKKAAASKTAAKGSTSAMPKTSAKAAATKTAAAKAPAKAAASKTAAKAPAKAAATKTAAAKAPATKAAATKTAAAKAPATKAAATKTAAAKAPATKVAATKTAAAKTAESKPAVKAAAKPAAKPAAKKAAAPKAEAKPEAKPEAKAEAKPEAKADTKTDAKQDSGASAAQSSPKTVVAPAAWPFPTSSRP; from the coding sequence TTGGACGGGTTCAAACCTTGTAGCGTATTTTCTCATCGCAGAGAAGGAGAACACAAAATGGCAACAGCCGCTAAGAAAACCGCAGCAAAGCCGGCCGCAAAGGCCGCAGCAGAAAAACCCGTCGCCGCCAAGAAAGCGGTAGCCGCAAAGCCGGCAGCAAAAGCCGCAGCGAAACCGGCTGCTAAAGCCGCCGCAAAGCCGGCAGCGAAAGCTGCAGCGAAACCGGCTGCTAAAGCCGCCGCAAAGCCGGCAGCGAAAGCCGCTGCGAAACCGGCAGCAAAAGCCGCTGCAAAGCCGGCAGCAAAAGCCGCCGCCAAACCGGCAGCAAAGCCGGCAGCAAAGAAAGCTGCAGCAACCAAGACCACCGCCGCTAAAGCACCGGCAAAGAAAGCCGCAGCAAGCAAGACCGCTGCAACCAAGACCGCCGCTAAAGCACCGGCCAAGAAAGCTGCAGCAAGCAAGACCGCCGCCGCAAAAGCACCGGCCAAGAAAGCCGCAGCTACCAAAACCGCTGCTAAAGCACCGGCAAAGAAAGCAGCTGCAACCAAGACCGCCGCCAAAGCACCGGCAAAGAAAGCTGCAGCAAGCAAGACCGCTGCAAGCAAAACCGCCGTCAAGGCACCGGCAAAGAAAGCTGCAGCAAGCAAGACCGCTGCAAGCAAAACCGCCGTCAAGGCACCGGCAAAGAAAGCTGCAGCAAGCAAGACCGCCGCCAAAGCACCGGCCAAGAAAGCTGCTGCAACCAAGACCGCTGCTAAAGCGCCGGCCAAGAAAGCTGCTGCAACCAAGACCGCTGCCAAAGCACCGGCCAAGAAAGCTGCTGCAAGCAAGACCGCCGCTAAAGCACCGGCCAAGGCTGCTGCAAGCAAGACTGCTGCCAAAGCACCGGCCAAGAAAGCTGCTGCAAGCAAGACCGCCGCCAAGGGCTCGACTTCGGCAATGCCGAAGACGAGCGCCAAGGCTGCTGCGACCAAGACCGCTGCTGCCAAAGCACCGGCCAAGGCTGCTGCAAGCAAGACCGCCGCCAAAGCACCGGCTAAAGCTGCCGCAACCAAGACTGCTGCTGCCAAGGCACCGGCCACCAAGGCTGCTGCAACCAAGACCGCTGCTGCCAAGGCCCCGGCTACCAAGGCTGCTGCAACCAAGACCGCCGCTGCCAAGGCTCCGGCCACCAAAGTTGCTGCAACCAAAACCGCTGCCGCCAAGACCGCCGAGTCCAAGCCGGCAGTGAAAGCCGCCGCCAAGCCGGCTGCCAAGCCGGCCGCCAAGAAAGCCGCCGCCCCGAAGGCTGAAGCGAAGCCGGAAGCCAAGCCGGAAGCGAAAGCGGAAGCCAAGCCGGAAGCCAAGGCAGACACCAAGACCGACGCCAAGCAGGACAGCGGCGCCTCGGCAGCCCAGTCGTCCCCGAAGACCGTGGTTGCACCGGCAGCATGGCCTTTCCCGACCAGCAGCCGTCCGTAA
- a CDS encoding YggT family protein: MLPILQLIVDTVAGVIGGVLLLRFWMQVIRVRPPASIGQFTFTLTDWLVRPLRRILPGVGGYDWASLIGAFLIVLLASAVMLLAGWSGQAVVLYALFRFLNWIIYGFMGLLIIEVIFSWINPHAPLAPFVHALNDPLLRPLRRVIPPVGGLDLSVLVALILLQIVQYLLRQALF; encoded by the coding sequence GTGCTGCCCATTCTTCAGTTGATCGTTGATACCGTGGCCGGCGTCATCGGTGGAGTCTTGTTGCTGCGTTTCTGGATGCAGGTAATCCGCGTGCGGCCGCCGGCATCGATCGGCCAGTTCACCTTCACGCTGACCGATTGGCTGGTACGCCCGCTGCGTCGCATCCTGCCGGGTGTGGGGGGCTATGATTGGGCCAGCCTGATCGGGGCCTTCCTGATCGTGCTGCTGGCGAGTGCAGTGATGCTGCTGGCGGGGTGGAGCGGCCAGGCGGTCGTGCTGTATGCCTTGTTCCGCTTCCTGAACTGGATCATCTACGGCTTCATGGGCCTGCTGATCATCGAGGTGATCTTCAGCTGGATCAATCCGCACGCGCCGCTGGCGCCCTTCGTGCACGCGCTTAACGACCCGCTGCTGCGCCCGTTGCGCCGCGTGATCCCGCCGGTGGGTGGCCTGGACCTGTCGGTACTGGTCGCGCTGATCCTGCTGCAGATCGTCCAGTACCTCCTGCGCCAGGCGCTCTTCTAA
- a CDS encoding polyphenol oxidase family protein — MLRSPLLDQVDGLVHGFGRRHDDMARLLPAYWPQRPIQHERHGTRIAIAREPDQDCGEADGMLTARPGLLLAIATADCVPILLARQDGREVAALHAGWRGAHAGIVERFASLLRERGGDPGEWVAAIGPAAHPCCYEVSAELIDAFRERTGLPRETIAPRPRRLDLPAIVRWQLAQAGFARVSAQAECTMCEGSGDGRWRYHSYRRDRETRTPIVDVQWSVIAIAAP; from the coding sequence ATGCTCCGCAGCCCGCTTCTCGATCAGGTCGACGGCCTTGTGCACGGCTTCGGCCGCCGCCACGACGACATGGCCCGGCTCCTGCCCGCCTACTGGCCGCAGCGCCCGATCCAGCACGAACGCCACGGCACCCGCATCGCCATCGCGCGCGAGCCGGACCAGGACTGCGGCGAAGCCGACGGCATGCTGACCGCCAGGCCCGGTCTGCTGCTCGCGATCGCCACCGCCGACTGCGTGCCGATCCTGCTTGCACGCCAGGACGGGCGCGAGGTCGCGGCCCTGCACGCCGGCTGGCGCGGCGCCCATGCCGGCATCGTCGAGCGCTTTGCCAGCCTGCTGCGCGAGCGCGGCGGCGATCCCGGCGAGTGGGTCGCGGCGATCGGACCGGCGGCCCATCCCTGCTGTTATGAAGTGTCGGCGGAGCTGATCGACGCATTCCGCGAGCGCACCGGGCTGCCGCGGGAGACCATCGCGCCGCGGCCGCGCCGGCTCGACCTGCCGGCGATCGTGCGCTGGCAGCTCGCGCAGGCGGGCTTTGCGCGCGTGTCGGCGCAGGCGGAATGCACCATGTGCGAGGGCAGCGGCGATGGCCGCTGGCGCTATCACAGCTACCGCCGCGACCGCGAAACGCGCACCCCGATCGTCGATGTGCAGTGGTCGGTGATCGCGATCGCAGCGCCCTGA
- a CDS encoding carbohydrate kinase family protein encodes MTKTALICGSIAFDKIMQYHGRFGDTLLADQLHRVNVSFLVPTLRTEFGGCSVNIAYNLKMLGGDPLIMGTIGQDGGDYLERMEKQGLATNAIRTVGHAYTAQCFVTADLDNNQINAFHPGAMQFSHENSLADYLPLRVAIVSPDGRDGMIKHARDCAERGVPLMFDPGQQLPMFSGDELLTFLDQASYLACNDYEFEMVMDRTGLALQDIASRLDALIVTRGEQGSDIYAGGEHHKIPAVPASSVVDPTGCGDAYRAGLLFGIANDLDWPTSGRLASLLGSIKIAHQGGQNHSFTPQEIADRFEAAFGYRF; translated from the coding sequence ATGACCAAGACTGCGCTGATCTGCGGCTCGATCGCTTTCGACAAGATCATGCAATACCACGGCCGCTTCGGCGACACCTTGCTGGCCGACCAGCTGCACCGCGTAAACGTTTCCTTCCTGGTGCCGACCCTGCGCACCGAGTTCGGCGGCTGCTCCGTCAACATCGCCTACAACCTCAAGATGCTGGGCGGCGATCCCCTGATCATGGGCACCATCGGCCAGGACGGCGGCGACTACCTCGAGCGCATGGAAAAGCAGGGCCTGGCCACCAACGCGATCCGCACCGTCGGCCACGCCTACACCGCCCAGTGCTTCGTCACGGCCGACCTGGACAACAACCAGATCAACGCCTTCCACCCGGGCGCGATGCAGTTCTCGCACGAGAACAGCCTGGCCGACTACCTGCCGCTGCGCGTGGCGATCGTCTCGCCGGACGGCCGCGACGGCATGATCAAGCACGCGCGCGACTGCGCGGAGCGCGGCGTTCCCCTGATGTTCGACCCGGGCCAGCAGCTGCCGATGTTCAGCGGCGACGAGCTGCTGACCTTCCTCGACCAGGCCAGCTACCTCGCCTGCAACGACTATGAATTCGAAATGGTGATGGACCGTACCGGCCTGGCGCTGCAGGACATCGCCTCGCGCCTGGACGCGCTGATCGTCACGCGCGGCGAGCAGGGCTCGGACATCTATGCCGGTGGCGAGCACCACAAGATCCCGGCGGTGCCGGCCAGCAGCGTGGTCGACCCGACCGGCTGCGGCGACGCCTACCGCGCCGGCCTGCTGTTCGGTATCGCAAACGACCTGGACTGGCCGACCAGCGGCCGCCTGGCGAGCCTGCTCGGTTCGATCAAGATCGCCCACCAGGGCGGCCAGAACCACAGCTTCACTCCGCAAGAGATCGCGGACAGGTTCGAAGCGGCGTTCGGCTACCGCTTCTGA